The Larimichthys crocea isolate SSNF chromosome X, L_crocea_2.0, whole genome shotgun sequence genome segment CATGtaagacagaaagggagagaggagtaggggagaaacagaaacagacagtaaTCCACTCAAATACTTCCCCGACCCTCTTTGCTCAGCTCAGCCTGGCAAACAGTACATCCTGCGGCCTCCTCCAGAAAGAGAGCTTTGTAATCagagttttctctctgtccgaCAGCTGGTTCTTCACACTGGCAGCCAATTaggatggaaggagagagagcgagtatggagagggagagagatcgCCTTGCTTTCTCAGTGACGGTGAAGAGGGAGAACATTATCTGTGGCCAAGGCTTCAGTGATGATTTCCTGTTgcacagacaggcagcagcacttCTGAACAACAGCCGGAGGAGCTCGATAGTCTGAACTGATGCTACAATTATAAAGATGAACAGAATCAGTGAGACAGTCGGATGATCTTTGCTAATTCGATCAGATATTTTATGCTCAAGAATGGAGAATCTTGCTGCCAGTGTTTGTCCGTTCTaattcaatcaaatcaaaaccaaaGACACAAGAGCGTGGTGTAAGGAAGGTTAAACTAGTTATAGTTTAGGATAAAGCACACCTTTTTTAGACGTTAGAAAGTTAGAACACCTTATCCACTCCAACCTAAGACGGAAACGTTGTTGCTCTTGTCCGATTGAGTAGCTTAGCCAACTACCAGTGAGCACATCATTTGCATTTATAATCTGATCTTAATATACTAGGTACGATACAACAACAATGCTGCTCCTTTATTTCAGTGTCTTGGATCATCAGTTAACTGGCGAGGATAGCTTTAGCCTCAGCCGTTTAGCATCACATCATGTATTAGTTGTTTGATTTTGAAACAACTCAGCCAGAGGAAGCGTATTAAAGCAACTCACAGAGTCGGTTTTATTTAGCTACAGTAGATCAATTCTGCTAATGCCGTTTCAGCCAGCGAAATGAATGGTTACTTGCTAGAAATAAAGagcttgttttttccccacttcTGAGTAAAATCAAGTACCCATGTTTTCAATGACAGCTAATTTTGCCATGTAAAACCAGAAAGCATGACACCTACCAACGGTGACCACgctctgtgcatgtgtggcaTTTAACAGCATCACAAGAGCAGAGGTTCTCCCACATGCTGTAGTGTCTTTTCTTTCCTATGTTGCCTTTTTCCCGCCTCTTCCAGATCTTCTGAGCAGCTTACGCTAATATGCAGAACTTGTGATTGCTTaagcagaaaacatgattaagtctctcctctctttctgaaAAAGACCCTCTGCAGTGCAGAGATCCTACAGGCTTAGTGAACAGTCACCCCTCCAGTCTGGGTCAGGAGACTACAGTGTCCATGGCTGATTATCTTTCTCAGAGAGGGAATGTATCACATGGACAGGCCGGTGTATTTGATCTGGGATACAAGTGAACTGAGGTTTCATTGTTTATCAGTACTACCCAGTATATTCAGGCTTTACAGGCCCATTACTTTATATGGGTTGGACAATATTTATCGTTATTCAGGAACTTGTAAAATTCCAAAGTGACATGCAGTTATTTTATCTCTAATTTATGCGCTTAGTACTCCCTGAATTCTCTAAatgcttttttaatttcacCACTTATCACCAGATATTTTCTGGACCATGTGTTGTTGAGGTGAGATGATATGCAGGCTTCTTTTCATCTGGCAGAAAACCAAACATCTCATTTTACAGAGCAAACAAGTGCTTCTAGTCATTTTGGAGGTTGTGTCTTTCTCCTGGCCTATCCTCACAGCATAGGCGCTATAATCTTCCCAAAAGATGCAAAAGCAGATTGTATTAAAAGGCTGCGGAAGTCAAAGTGctattttgctttcattttggattttgtcagGAATTTAAATGGCCTAAAGGTTCATACTGTCACATAGCACGTGAACATGAGACATTCATTTGCAGGAATAATAATCTGCAATGCTACAACGACCCTGGATGGGACTATGTggcacatcacacacacacacacaagcaaataCGCAAgtacataaaaaatgaaataatactgTGCAAAGGGCTTAGTGGATAATCCAAGCGAGTGGAGTGTACTACATCGTCACAGGAATTAAATTCCCTCTTCGTCCAAAAAAGGACATGGCAGTAAAGATGGGTCAGTGAatgacatacacagacacaaagctgCTCTCTTTACTTCTCCAACCTCACAAATCTATTCATTACCTTTCTTTTGTTTCGTCTGCTACAGTGTTTGGAAGCAATTAATTCAATATGTGCACCACAAAAGCAAAatcttcagctcctccagcttGATTGCATGTCTTGATCTAACTGTAAATATCGTGTTGTGACACTTGAAGTTAGTGTCCTTGTCAGGTCGGTGGAGGCTTGGCGGGCCTGCAGGGACGCACTTATGATAGAGATACAACCACACTGACAGACAACTAGCCatgatatacacacacacacacacacacacacacactctctctaatTTCTCCCACGCATACACTTAGTGAAGTCTTTATGAACCTGGTTAAAGGTTTTTGGTGCATGCGTTTCACTCTGAGCTAAGGTATGCCACAGTTGGCACACCATCAGCCTTGTGGGCCAGTGAGTGCCCTGTGCACTCCCAACATTTTCCAATTAAGGATTTGTGAGGCATTAATGTGGCATGGCCTTTTGCAGACATCATATGGGTTTCAGGTTACAACAAGATTGAAATCTCTTATAGAGCTACAGAGTGCACAGAGGgctaaaatagaaacacaatgatGATCCAAAGATGTGTGTCTTTATAATAATCCAGTGCAATCTGTAGATTGCAAAATGgcaagagagagcaagagagagaactTACTACTAGACTGTCAGTCATTTCTGAGGTTACAGTAGCTGTATTGTAACTTTTTAAGGGTCACTTtagcaatttattatttaatttttttaaaattgggGAGTGGTATCACAAAAATCAAAAGAATGATGAACATCAAAGCTGCAGTGATTGAGATATCCTGACTTATCTAGTCTCCAGTATGGGTCAAGCCCTCAAaacactacatttcccataatgcagcaTGATATTATCTTTCTGTTAGACATCTCTGTCTGGTAAACACCCTTTGACTTTGTCAACACTTCTCTCTGAGctgagataaccctgatgacatcacgattacatcatcagggttattttctcagactaGACAAAGCTGCCTATTTTCAAAGGCTGAGAGGTACGCCACATGACCAGTGCACTGAATTTCATGTGTAAAGTCTGTAGAGTGCGGCTTTAAgatcagctaatgttagcaaagaTGGCATCCTCTAACCAGTATGTTGTGTATTCACAACCGAACACATCAATCCAAATAATCAATAGGCATAAATGACTCGCCATTcagtaacaataacacacaatCTCACATAACTACTGACATTACTTCATGAAAGGTTATTGAAATCCTTCCTGTAAGTGTTGGATTTACTCCGCTCTGTTTAGACggtgtgtgtttctcatgtaATTTCAGCCTCATATTGCAAAGTCAGGCTGATATTTCACCTTGAAGAATTTGTCCTTTAGCTTCTGCCAGCTCTGTGCCactcagcactttttttttcacccggACTCCAGAAATCATTATCAGCCACGGTGGGGTATTTAAACAGCAGCCAAGTTGGTACTTTGAtattcctccttctctctgacATCCTTTACTCCCACTGATCTCACTGAGATAGACACCACTGCAGCAAAGATTTGGGGGTAATTCGTCAGCTaagaggtgagtgtgtgtgtgtgtgtgtgtgcgtgcgtgtgtgtgtgcctttttcTGTGCCAACAGTTTGTGACGCTACACGGCACGGTTCATTTGAGCTGAATGTGTTCAACTTACATACAggacatgtaaaataaatatttctgaaccctttattttctctctcatgcACTGAGCCAACCCACATTCCTCCCGAGAcgccaaaaaaatcaataatgcTGTAAATTTTGCAACAGTCAGAATGAGGAGGAGCTCTATTTTCTCAATCAAATCAGTTCATTCCAGTCGCATATCACACAGCGACTCTCTAaattttttacagtttgcaaCTGTCTCTACTCTACTGCATCCTCGTtttacagagagaaaacaataaattaaaactgtgtgtgtgtgtgtgtgtgtgtgtgtgtgtgtatgtgtgtgtgtgagtgaatgccACCTCTTCCTTTTGGGTATAAAACACAAGTCTCCATAACTAAAACTATTAAATTTAAAAGACTTGGATTAAGGGTGAATCTCCAGGAAATGAGTGGAAGTCAATGTAATATCCTCTGAAGTGATGGAAACAggactgtatgtttgtgtgtgtgtgtgtgtgtgtgtgtgtgtgtgtgtgtgacttgtgaGTTTAAGAGCTGTTACATGGGGTTGTCTGCATTTGGCATGGGTTGATGTTAGTTGACAGGAAAACATGATGATCACATTCACTCACAAAGAAACACTAccacgcacacactcatacacacctACCATTCATGCCATTGTAGATGCTCCGATGATGTGGCGACAGCTCATCTCCAGCCGGCCTCCTCTGCCCCTCTCTCACAGGGCTGCCAAACTTCACGTGGTCCGGGCTCATACTGTACTGGTGCCTATGAGTTTCGGGGCTGCCCCCCTGGACCGGGCAGCCCTTTTCATGGTGATCAGTGGTCCCTAATTGTGCCATTCGGGGCTCGGGGCTCCCACAGCCAATACTGCTAATGCTGCTCCTGTGGTGCCTCTGATAGAGCTCCCCACTACCTCCCTGGCCCAGAAAGTGCTGCCTCTGGCCCAGAAGGAGATCAGAGCTGTGGTGCTTGGGGTGCTGCTCCGGACTGCGTCGGCCCACGTTCCTTCCGTATTTTTCCGGGCTGAGGCCCCGCATGACTCGACTGTGGTCAGGCACGGATATGGAGCCACAGCGGGGTCGGCAGAGCTGGGGCAGCGTGTAGGGGTACTCCAGGCTTGTACTTCGGTGGCGCCCAGTAGGGTGCTCAGGGCTGGACATCTCCCTGTCTACTCCAGTTATGCCTCCTATTCCACTGATGCTGCTACACCTGGGTTTGTGCACAAGCTCGGGGCTCCCCTTTTCCCCACCACTACCAACTCCACCCACCCCTGGAGCCAGATGAGGCTGCTTATGAGGGTGATCGGAGCTGTCAGCACTCCCTGCGCTGGAGGTGCTGCTCCCGTCCCCCACGTCTCTCATCAGGAGCCCATGACCGGGTACCAGCAGCAAACTATTCTGGCTGTCTATGGAGTTACGGCACCCTCCCATGCCTAtgttccctccccctccacttcctccaccaccaccaccacctcctccaccaacCACCCCCTTCTCCTCATCCAGAAGCAGGCAGAGCTCCTTCAGCTCCAGGTTCTCCTTGATTACCTCCTCTTGCCGAAGCTCCAGCTCCTTGAGTTTCTGGAGGTATAGCGTGACCTCTTTGCGCATGATGCTGGCACTGTAACGTCCCAAGCGCTGCCACTCCCTGGATACACGCTTGCCTTTCTGCCGGTCGTCATCCAGGAAGCAGCACAAGTCCCGCAGCTCACGGTTGTCTTCCTGCAGCTTCTGATTGATGTCCTGAAAGGGAGAGAAGGAACAAACAAGAGTCTGAACTGAGACTTAAGCATTAAGGAATGTTGTAAAATGCTGATCCCAGCAGAAAGAACACAAATG includes the following:
- the ccdc85al gene encoding coiled-coil domain containing 85A, like isoform X2, encoding MEKATPPPQPQLQLSIAKTESPAEDISGLTDEELLKWTKEDLVRRLRRSEADKMSVILDHGNLIREVNRSLQLHLNEIRGLKDINQKLQEDNRELRDLCCFLDDDRQKGKRVSREWQRLGRYSASIMRKEVTLYLQKLKELELRQEEVIKENLELKELCLLLDEEKGVVGGGGGGGGGGSGGGGNIGMGGCRNSIDSQNSLLLVPGHGLLMRDVGDGSSTSSAGSADSSDHPHKQPHLAPGVGGVGSGGEKGSPELVHKPRCSSISGIGGITGVDREMSSPEHPTGRHRSTSLEYPYTLPQLCRPRCGSISVPDHSRVMRGLSPEKYGRNVGRRSPEQHPKHHSSDLLLGQRQHFLGQGGSGELYQRHHRSSISSIGCGSPEPRMAQLGTTDHHEKGCPVQGGSPETHRHQYSMSPDHVKFGSPVREGQRRPAGDELSPHHRSIYNGMNALMPPLDPNLTS
- the ccdc85al gene encoding coiled-coil domain containing 85A, like isoform X3, which translates into the protein MGIICLSWTPLHLSTPNASCLITQEKSWRDINQKLQEDNRELRDLCCFLDDDRQKGKRVSREWQRLGRYSASIMRKEVTLYLQKLKELELRQEEVIKENLELKELCLLLDEEKGVVGGGGGGGGGGSGGGGNIGMGGCRNSIDSQNSLLLVPGHGLLMRDVGDGSSTSSAGSADSSDHPHKQPHLAPGVGGVGSGGEKGSPELVHKPRCSSISGIGGITGVDREMSSPEHPTGRHRSTSLEYPYTLPQLCRPRCGSISVPDHSRVMRGLSPEKYGRNVGRRSPEQHPKHHSSDLLLGQRQHFLGQGGSGELYQRHHRSSISSIGCGSPEPRMAQLGTTDHHEKGCPVQGGSPETHRHQYSMSPDHVKFGSPVREGQRRPAGDELSPHHRSIYNGMNALISAGCCTNNCRNVKLWDSFDASS
- the ccdc85al gene encoding coiled-coil domain containing 85A, like isoform X1 gives rise to the protein MEKATPPPQPQLQLSIAKTESPAEDISGLTDEELLKWTKEDLVRRLRRSEADKMSVILDHGNLIREVNRSLQLHLNEIRGLKDINQKLQEDNRELRDLCCFLDDDRQKGKRVSREWQRLGRYSASIMRKEVTLYLQKLKELELRQEEVIKENLELKELCLLLDEEKGVVGGGGGGGGGGSGGGGNIGMGGCRNSIDSQNSLLLVPGHGLLMRDVGDGSSTSSAGSADSSDHPHKQPHLAPGVGGVGSGGEKGSPELVHKPRCSSISGIGGITGVDREMSSPEHPTGRHRSTSLEYPYTLPQLCRPRCGSISVPDHSRVMRGLSPEKYGRNVGRRSPEQHPKHHSSDLLLGQRQHFLGQGGSGELYQRHHRSSISSIGCGSPEPRMAQLGTTDHHEKGCPVQGGSPETHRHQYSMSPDHVKFGSPVREGQRRPAGDELSPHHRSIYNGMNALISAGCCTNNCRNVKLWDSFDASS